The sequence AACAGTGTTTTcgtcattattcaaaaaaaaaaaaaaaaaaaaaaaaaagtgttccccGTGCAAGCCCTCCCGTAAAATAAGTGCGGGTCTTACCATTTGCGCGTGTTTGGAGTCCAGGCTGCAGCCCGCAACACTTTGACGCTCACTGCAGATCACCTACGCAAAAACGCAAGCCAAACCGACATCTTCATCGTTGCACCTTTTCCACGTATGTCAACCAGTGGCAACGATCTGATTTGCTTTATAGCTACACTCCAACCccatttagcaaaaaaaaaaaaaaaaaaaagacacctttaAATGAAGCAATCTCAAATTGGCTTTCCGGAATAATAACGTTTTTCCTTTGCAATCCAGGACACGCGTGCAGATGAGGAAAGGAGCGGGGGGGGGTAAACTACCTGTAATTACAAATAGCTGGCGGATAAGAGGTTGCACAAGTGTCTATTTCACGTGTCAATCAAGGAGGCAAGCGACGACACTTGGAATTCAAATCCTATTCTTATTTTTGGCCCACGAGTGTGCGGTGGCGATTTGGTTTGTTTGTGACAATTAGAAATGAACATCTCAAAAGGTATCaatccaaaaatgaaaaaataaaaaatacctgcTTCGTGGTGGACAGAACCGTGTTGCCCTCTGACAGAGGGGACAAAACTTCATTTTTCCAGTACATGAATCCCCCTCACAGCGAGCAGCAGTCAAGCCGGGGAGAAGTCGTCGATGAGCGGCCAGCTGAGCTGCGATCATCCGATGCtccactttgttttgttttgttttgatagcTCCTTTCTTCCTTCAACGTCCTTTCGCCCGATGCTCCTCTCGCGTTCGTCTACTTCAAAATGGCACGCATGCGCGCTTATGCACACCCTCCCCTGTCTTCCCTCACTTGGCGGTGATGCAGTTTGTGACTTGACAGGAAGTGGAACTCGCACGCAGCTTCTTATTCCTCCACGCGAACGCTTTCCAAGGTGCAGAGGAGAGAGGGTGGGGGGAGGCAGCAAAGAAGAAAGTTATATGCGATATGGCctgcctctctttttttttttttttttttttttttgggcgagAGGAGGGTGCACGCATGCACATTTGCATATATCACGATTTACTGCAGAAAAAACACGTTTGAGTTAAGAGAATTGAATCAGTTGCCaaaattgtgacaaaaaaaaaagtgctgggcCGGATAACAAGTtagtacacaaaaaaatgtcaacattttgtcAGCAATAATGGCGGACAATATTTTCaatatagcaaaaaataaaaatgacgcgAATATGAGCCCACACAACCAATTAAGAATCGTTAGCTTCAATTCTGCGTTTTCACAACAGGCTCATCCGTGTGACGTTTAATTTAGGGACAGACATTATAGGATGATTGCCAGAAATTTCATGCACAAAAtaggtatataaaaaaaaaaagatctttcaTTTCAGCACGACAAACGCGCCATCTTCGATGCAATTTGCAATATTGCACCCCTCGGTGCGTATTAATAATAAAGGTTTGACTTTTCAGGCACGTTTAAAAGACTTGAAATAGTTTTTATGATATGGCTGGCGTGtgcaggaaaacaaaaatacggattttttatttttatcgagGAATtaaagtagacaaaaaaaaacgtgcacaGTTAAAAGCAAAATTGgctatataacatttttagAATGGTTGCcacaatttaattatttttttttatgcaggtTCAAATTATGGGTCAAAAAGGAATAATGTGATCTGTGATTTTATGCTGTCGTCCTAAAGCATACAAAACAGACAATttcatcaatattttttattgatgaaagtaaaataattaaaaaacaaataaaacacggGGTTCATTATGACCCACATTTTCCAAATtgcgaaacttttttttttttttttttaaacgaggccattttattttatttttttaacaactccaataGCCATACAAAATGATGCAcgaatcaaacacattttattattattacagagcTTTATGTTTTTTCCTCTGAAGTTTATATCACTTTCATTTAAATGTAAACTATAGGCAGgctattgacaattccgagtgAATCAAAATGGCGGCCTCACTCGGTGAAATGACCCTCTCCGTCCATTGAAAAGCACTGGACTTTGGATCGTtgtcatttgatttgtgaggattattttgatttcaaaattttGATGAAATGTCGTTTGACTAACTGGTTTGTAGTCACAGGCAGAATTAATACAACATTGTTTGTTCTTCCACCCATATGCATTGCGTAAATATCAGAATtatgttcggaattgtcaatatgGCTGACAGTTTGTGTAGCTCATAGAccctggttaaaaaaataaataaaaaaacaaaacaaaacaataataataatactaataaagaataataatatatatctgaagggagatttttttttttttaagaaataaaaagaactcaaactcagataaatataaaaatccaaacaaaacatgttttgcaTGTTAAAAAGTCTCAACGTTTTTGCAAGTCTTGAAAAGGTTTCTTCCCTCAAAATGATACCGCACGTtccaaacatcaacaaacacgcaagcactcaaataaaatgtaacaaaaccGAATGAATTCATGTTATTCGTCCATCATTGTTCACCTCAAAAAATGAGTCTTTCTTAAAAAGTCCCTGTTAGGATGGGGGGGGCTGGAGGAAAAGTGGTTGTGGTGGGGGGATGgattttgggggtgggggtgttccCTCCATGATAAGTGGTAGGCCGGGTCATCTCCTAAACCTCCGAAAGGGCCTGCCGTGTGATTTGGAGTAGGGCTCCCAGCGCTTCCTCTCCGGCGGCTTGTTGTAAACGTAGGCAGACGGGCCCGAGTACTCCTCATCCGGATTCTCCTCCATCATCTGCAGCTTGGCCTCGATGGCGCGGATCTTCGCGCTCGTACTTGAAGGAGGAGGACACACAAtatagattaactcattcacccccagccattttcacagaagcaatcccgttcgctcccaggctgttttactggattttgactgattttgcaaggcccacagaatattgtgttctatttctataaaatcatggaagctatcaaaagaaagattaaagtctcttctttcatcaggacaaaaaaagtatgtttctatctgtttccgatttgcagcaattagcgttagaagagagctaagtttcatcagttttcacaaatctatttaaaattctaatttagctttttttcgagatggccctggttgatctcctttgctctgctgccacctgctggccgtttgtgtaataactaccatttctgcaaccgttctttgcagttgagaggctgcatcaaagccttctgtatgctctcgcataaaacaaaaaaaaacaaaaaaaacgtataaatacgtctttgggacacttagaacattaactctttgactgccaaagacgtttcatgaagattagtaaaattccaatgaatggaatgtgatctttcatttcgcagccacattgtatatgtagtaaaggcaaacaatattctttttgccttgaaatttgagttaaaatgatcaaaagcggctggcactgtggatttttttgttttgtttttataacgcctggcagtcaaagagtaaaaaaaaaaaaaaaacgtatttatacgttattgggagcaaatgagtttttaaagagGACGTTAGCAGGCTTAAAAAGTGAAATAAGGTGATGGGAGGAAGAGCACGAGTCGAGATGATGTGACTGGGGCGGGCGTGAAGGAAgatggttgtttttatttcctctcGTCGTGAGGAGCGCCATTTCCAGTCCGCACTAGAGAACAAGTGTGCCGGGGGGTTCTGTCCCGAAGAAGAGCTCTCCAGATGGCATCCCGCGCTCGGAGTCGCCGGCGCTCGCCGTGAGAGCCCTCAAGTCTGCTTTATTTGCCGCGGCTGCAGACGAAAGCTGGCGAGGACAAGAGCCGCTTCGCAAAATAATAACTTGTGGACACGCGAGTAGACGGTCAATGACgcggactgattttgcaaatggAACGCTTTTATACGAAGATGAGTTACTATCTGGCTCAAAGTGAACCTCGTGAAAATTCTGCCatagaaagaaaaatacacactcaacaggaggggaaaaaaaatggagaccTGCTTGTAAACATACTATTCAACATATTTCATTTAGGGTAAAATATTTGAGCCATGTTGatgaataaacaatatcagatgacttattgtattgtaatttgcAAGTGACATAACACATTTGAACTATAAGTCAGTCTTTTTCTCGCCCTCATTCTCGCTCATATTCTCATATTCTCTCTCATTGTCATATTTTCTCTCACTCATTCTCATATTCTTTCATACTCACTCTCATGTTTTCTCTCTCATTCTCATATTCTCTTTCATACTCATAATCTTTCATACTCAGactctctctctcattctcaTATTCTCTCTCACTCATATTCTCTCTCATTCTCATATTCTCATATTTTCTCACGCATTCTCATATTTTCTCTCGAATTCTCATTTTCTCTCCCTCATTCTTATATTCTTTCATTATCAtattctctctcactctcataTTCTTTCATACTCATATTCTCTCATTCTCATATTTTCTATCTCATTCTCATTTTCTATCTCACTGATATTCTGTCTgtgagtgtatatatatatatatatatatatatatatatatatatatatatatatatatatagtacatTGATctaatatacctttttttcacattatttcaATTGATAGTGGGGTTGTAAAATGAATGAACAtgggaaaaatatatacatactgACCCATATTCATAAAATAATATGTacctgtaaattaaaaaaaaaaaaaaaaaaaaaaaaaaaaaaaaaaaagtgaagtatgGAGAATCTTATATACGAGTGCAGCCTCTAAAATATCCACACTCTCTTCTTTGTCGCCCTATTCCTCTCTTTGTATTATTACATGTGTCGAGAACtggtcctgcatgttttttttttttaggtttctctactccaacacacctgattcaatgatcaggataattatctggcttctgcagagcttgctgatgaactcAAATataaatcagctgtgttgaacacgggaaacctctaaaacatgcaggactcaggccctcgaggactggactttgacaccactgctttacaCGATCAGGATATTTTGGCCAATCATCATtcagcgaaaaaaaacaaaacaaacatagttgacttcatttaacgtttatggcggcatacgttgtgctttttactaatcgttattaaacgtttttggcggtcaaagagttaaaacaaCCAAGCAATTAATAAAAGTTGaaggaaaaatgtgtttgtgtgcgctcAAACAACCTGAGGTGGTTCGTCGTCAAAGCTCCCTCGGCTCCGTTGCCGCTGCTCGACGGCTCCAAGCTGGAAGGCATCGTCTTGTCGTTACGGAAACCTTCAAACCTctgcagatgatgatgatgatgatgatgagtacAAACAGAGATGGCAACACAAAAGCACACACAGATGGAAAGAGACAAAGCAAACAGGTGAAATAAGACAGAAGGCATTCATGTAACACAGaatcaaaaatgaaagaatgaaGGAGTTAGTTTAGCGTTTTGCAAACAGCTGCAGAACATGCAGGGAGAGAAACGCAAacatttcacagaagcaatcccgttcgctccaggctgttttactggattttgactgattttgcaaggcccacagaatattgtgttctattgctataaaagcatggaacctatcaaaagaaagattaaagtctcttctttcatcagggaaaaaaaagtatgtttctatctctttccgttttgcagcaattagcattagaagagagctaagtttcatcagttttcacaaatctatttaaaattgtgagtaatttagcattttttttctagatggccctggttgtttttttctcctttgctctgctgccacctactggccgtttgtgtaataactaccatttctgcaaccgttttttgcagttgagaggctgcatcaaaaaaaacaaaacaaaaaacaaaaaaacaacaacaacgtataaatacgtctttgggacacttaaaacatttttaaaaagcgtatttatatgtttttgagcattaaaaaaacaaaaaacaaaaaaacgtataaatacgtctttgggacacctaaaacataaaaaaaaaacaaaaacgtatttacacgttattgggagcaaatgagttgagttgtgaaattacaaatttatatatttgattgtggctggctgattaattggtccgatattacaattttttatttattttttttactttacaaagtcgtctcATGGGCCGGATCAAACCCCTTTGCGCGCCTGATCcgtttgacacccctattttGGACAAATCTGAAGTGTACCTTCCGCATCATATCGTTGTCAGTGCGTGGAAGGAGCGAGCGCGACACTTACCCTTACCTGCGCGTGCGCCCAACGCACGACCAGTTTCTTCGACAGCGCCAGCTTGCCGTTCAAACACTGGATGGCTCTTTCGGCCTCCTGCAGACAGAAGCAAGATGGATGATTCTCACTTTTTCACTTTGGACGACATAAACATCCCACATAAATGGGACTTGACTGCGATCAATTCCGGCTTACAAATTCAGGTGACGGACGTCCGTCGCCAACCGAGGAGCCTGCATAGTAATTAATGAAGCTCTTAATCTGGGAGCGTGAGTAAGTGTGTGAGAGTGGAGAAGATAAACACACACTTCCTTTGTATAACTCTTCTGGGAGGACTTCATAGCCCCAATGATGGACACTGGCTGTGAAACGAGATGCTTATCGTCATCCCTCCCGGCTCATTCGAAAACAAATACTGGCTGCGAAGTTCGGGGTGGGGGTGGCGGCTCCTCTCTGGTGTTTTGAAATACATAACAGAATCCActcctgccattttgattaCTATTAAGGCGGACATCACAGcaatatataataaattgtCACTGTTGGGcaaatttggtcaatttaattaaattttatttttttcacaagtcAATAGTATTATTCAGTCCCCTCATGGGtctgttattatttattattattagggtgggtttaaaaaaaattgaagaatcAATAACGAATCGATGACCTTTTCAAGcccgatattgattcataaaaacatgaatagattattttaatattgttttttttccataaattatgaagaaaatagaattttaaagaccttttttttttttaaatctgttcacatgaattgaaaagtatttcttacatttatgaaagaactgacttattgcacttttagaccattcagaatctttttaatttatatttacaattattgaattagaattatgaaaatattttcctttcgattggctggcgacgAGTTCAGCATGTACCACTACTGCCcgttgccagctgagataggctccagcaccccccacgacccttgtgaggagtaagcggttcataaaatggacggatggaaaatattttcatctcatcctcgcTGATTTCAATGTTTGTTAAACACTTACGTAATTATAACACATGTTAAAATTTACTTTgaaatttgtggagtttttatcatgtccttgacatttaaagggatacttcacttatttagcccattataggaataaaaaaataatattctgtctataattaatttgatactttcattatttttcacatacaaatagtACATAGAACTTTTTGcagcttgctgtcaactgaaaatgacatcacctgttttctaggtttggtcatgtgacattcacaagctgagctgggattggttaactgagcccttgtgatgtcattttcagtcgacagcaagttgcaaaatgtgtttttaaaggtactaattgtacatggaaaaataatgaaaatatcaaatttattatggccaaaatattcatgtttgactgccaaaaatggctaaataagtaaagtatccctttaaggagaATTGATGTTTCATAActaatcaatatcggattgaagtgaAGCAAATCGATTGGGGAAAATGAAGTCGAATTGAACttaactcttgtgaatcaaaattaaaattaaatccagccctaattattcatttttaaatcaaattattaACTAATCCAAAGCACAAAACAACTCCACGTTCAAGAGAATGGGAAATAATGGTGACCGCACAAATAttgacacattttcacttaggggtgtactcacttttgttgccaggcgTTTCGCTATTAATGGTTGTATTTTGACTGCGGTAACAGTAAATTTACACATAAGCTGTACGCTGACTCCTTTTCattgtgtcaaactcatttatcCAGTGGTTCTCCCATAAAAAGATACAACTAAATgtctgcagaaatgtgaggggtgtcctcacttttgtgagatatGGTATtataaattgtgtgtgtgtgtgtgtacctcTCTGGTGTTGAAGTTGACGAAGCAGTAGCCTCGCGGTTGCCCCTCCAGAGGACCGGACTTATGGAACAGGAAGTCAAACTGTTTGACATGGCCAAACTTCTCTAAGAGCTTCACCAAGTGATACCTGTCAGGAAACGTGGGACAGAGCACGCtcgtaaataacaaaaaaagccaCAGGGGTGTAAAATgagtagatcaggggtgtcaaacataaggcccgggggccggatcaggcccgcaatggggtttaatccggcccgtgagatggttttataaagtgtaataaataaataaacaaataaataaataaataaatgtaggcCCAATTAAtaagccggccacaatcaaagcttataaattcataattacacaagtaagtctcagttgagcaatgcaacttgtacatggaattgctctgaatgtcgttattttaaacacaatttaaagttagtttgtttaaaaaataaaaacatgaatcaaaacacaaacatgctgaataagacacattcaactacacatatgacaaggattaacgtccttataacttcattaacggcaccgggcacacaatcagtgaacaatatacaggtttatgcaaaaaaaatttaggacaatatttgtacagatgcgccccacaatttagggctggcccacaaatagcgaaaatctgcatgtaattgacggcaatgttttaaatattattttacaattttaccgatccggcccacttgcgaatatattttcctccatgtggcccctgagctaatatgagtttgacacccctggagtAGATGAATTATCttgatttatttagttaaaaaaaaaaaaactgtaacaaAAGAAAACGGTTTTGTCTGCACGTCAGACGGATTGTCATCCTGCACTCTGCCACTGTACAGCGTGAATCTGTCAAGCGTCCGGGATAATGAGAACGGCAGCTTTTTCCCCTGCCTGACACCTTTTTAGCAGCGGGCCAGCTGTTTGTGGCACGCCTGAGACAGTAAATCTTTGATTGAGACAATGCCGAGGATACGGCAGCAGGACAATGAGGGAATAAAACAAAGGAAGCCTCCCGAGCGCGCCCCTCCTCCTCTGCGCAAACAACATCCAGCGAGCGGCTCAACTTAGAAAATGCGCTCACGGAAGAGCTATGCGCCGCCGCGCGCGCTCGGGAAGCGTGGGTACGGCCCGGCCGGGCTCGTCGCGGCATGGGAAAAATGTGTCTTCTGGGAAAAGAGGCTGGACAATGAGACCTGCGTCACCTGCCGACATCCAGGCTCGGCTCGCTTGTGCATTTTCAAATGGCAATGTATTAAAATTGAAATCAGAGTCCCCCCCGCTGTTATTTTTAGACTTCAACTTCAGGCTATGTTTAC comes from Festucalex cinctus isolate MCC-2025b chromosome 15, RoL_Fcin_1.0, whole genome shotgun sequence and encodes:
- the rbm18 gene encoding putative RNA-binding protein 18 isoform X1; amino-acid sequence: MSSAAETMENASILSDSGAHDGNRLWIGNIDPKITEYHLVKLLEKFGHVKQFDFLFHKSGPLEGQPRGYCFVNFNTREEAERAIQCLNGKLALSKKLVVRWAHAQVRRFEGFRNDKTMPSSLEPSSSGNGAEGALTTNHLSTSAKIRAIEAKLQMMEENPDEEYSGPSAYVYNKPPERKRWEPYSKSHGRPFRRFRR
- the rbm18 gene encoding putative RNA-binding protein 18 isoform X2, with amino-acid sequence MSSAAETMENASILSDSGAHDGNRLWIGNIDPKITEYHLVKLLEKFGHVKQFDFLFHKSGPLEGQPRGYCFVNFNTREEAERAIQCLNGKLALSKKLVVRWAHAQRFEGFRNDKTMPSSLEPSSSGNGAEGALTTNHLSTSAKIRAIEAKLQMMEENPDEEYSGPSAYVYNKPPERKRWEPYSKSHGRPFRRFRR